In Aristaeella hokkaidonensis, the following are encoded in one genomic region:
- a CDS encoding LacI family DNA-binding transcriptional regulator, with product MVRLKDIAEACGVSIATVSRALNGLTNEGKERTAFICQTAKEMGYYPNAAARTLKTSKSNNIGIIYEDMMTHVYFSTLFDSLRRESEKLGYDLTFIGRGDFTGQQYYENARQRCLDGVIVVQADFDAAGIMHLATSSIPTVIVDHTYEGVDCVTSDNRASMEQIVRYVYLHGHRKIAIIQGQKGMVSRERLAGFYKACVELGVRVPVEYVREGLFQNAVACTEDILELMKLPDRPTCVLCPDDGSAVGAMARLHAKGIKVPEDIALVGYDGTLMSQIITPRLTTFSQDCTRIAQEVFSMLIDAIEYPDTHIPKQVTVVGKIIEGETV from the coding sequence ATGGTCAGACTGAAGGATATAGCTGAGGCATGCGGTGTTTCAATTGCGACTGTTTCACGCGCTTTAAACGGTTTAACCAATGAAGGCAAGGAAAGGACTGCGTTTATCTGCCAGACGGCAAAAGAAATGGGATATTATCCGAATGCAGCCGCCAGGACGCTGAAGACAAGCAAATCAAACAACATTGGTATCATCTATGAAGATATGATGACCCATGTGTATTTCAGCACCCTTTTCGATTCCCTCCGGCGTGAATCGGAGAAACTTGGATATGACCTGACCTTTATAGGCCGGGGTGACTTTACAGGCCAGCAGTATTATGAGAATGCCCGGCAAAGATGCCTGGACGGTGTAATTGTTGTCCAGGCGGATTTCGATGCCGCCGGAATTATGCATCTTGCAACCAGCAGCATTCCCACGGTCATTGTTGACCACACCTATGAAGGCGTTGATTGTGTGACCAGTGATAACCGGGCCAGTATGGAACAGATTGTCCGCTATGTATACCTGCATGGGCACCGGAAAATTGCCATTATCCAGGGTCAGAAGGGAATGGTCAGTCGTGAGCGCCTGGCCGGTTTCTATAAAGCATGTGTTGAATTGGGCGTCAGGGTTCCGGTGGAATATGTTCGTGAAGGACTTTTCCAGAACGCTGTGGCTTGCACGGAGGATATCCTTGAGCTGATGAAACTTCCGGACCGGCCTACCTGCGTCCTTTGTCCGGATGATGGGAGCGCTGTGGGCGCGATGGCGCGGCTGCATGCGAAGGGCATCAAGGTGCCGGAAGATATTGCCCTGGTTGGATATGACGGAACACTTATGAGCCAGATTATTACCCCACGTCTGACAACATTCAGCCAGGATTGCACAAGGATTGCCCAGGAAGTATTCAGCATGCTGATTGACGCGATAGAGTATCCGGATACCCACATACCGAAGCAGGTCACCGTAGTCGGAAAAATCATCGAAGGTGAAACGGTGTAA
- a CDS encoding metallophosphoesterase, producing the protein MCDSIHKRVMNAAIPERLERLEHTMLFATSDLHGFPLDKFLKMLEKAGFSSSDHLYVIGDVIDRFGDGGIAMLRWMMRQENVTFIKGNHEDMLLKCDFLFTRDESQAEEESLTSEQERALKHWNRNGSSITIENMMKLKEKDPEELNRLLDYIRSASVYVETAVPMKRFVLVHGGLKDFAPEKRMDEYDAFELMWTRPVLEDRYWDNKLVIIGHTPTHEYGVGADGQMLVTKTWVDIDTGAADGGSPMLLRLDDTHPFYTEYRNE; encoded by the coding sequence ATGTGTGATAGTATTCATAAACGCGTTATGAACGCGGCGATACCAGAACGATTGGAAAGACTGGAACACACAATGCTTTTTGCGACTTCGGACTTACATGGATTTCCTCTGGACAAATTCCTTAAAATGCTTGAGAAGGCGGGCTTCTCGTCATCAGATCATCTGTATGTAATCGGGGATGTGATTGACCGCTTTGGCGATGGTGGAATCGCCATGCTGCGCTGGATGATGCGGCAGGAAAACGTGACATTCATCAAGGGAAACCACGAGGATATGCTGCTGAAATGCGATTTCCTGTTTACCAGGGATGAGAGCCAGGCAGAGGAAGAATCACTGACGTCGGAGCAGGAACGCGCTTTGAAACACTGGAACCGGAACGGCAGTTCTATCACCATAGAAAACATGATGAAACTGAAGGAAAAAGATCCGGAAGAGCTGAACAGGCTGCTGGACTATATCCGGTCAGCATCGGTTTACGTAGAAACAGCTGTGCCAATGAAGCGCTTTGTGCTGGTGCACGGGGGACTGAAGGATTTCGCACCGGAGAAAAGAATGGATGAATACGATGCGTTTGAACTGATGTGGACGCGTCCGGTCCTGGAAGACAGATACTGGGATAACAAGCTGGTCATTATCGGTCATACGCCGACGCATGAGTATGGTGTGGGTGCAGACGGTCAGATGCTTGTGACGAAAACCTGGGTGGATATTGATACCGGAGCGGCAGACGGAGGAAGCCCCATGCTGTTGCGGCTGGATGATACGCATCCGTTTTACACAGAATACAGAAACGAATAA
- a CDS encoding alpha-glycosidase, which translates to MAVSHSILSAVFSDESPDYRFPSEPDCGDSVRIRLRVAKDSAERVILLFESITVGTMMYKIKSDDFFDYYEAGIICNENEVIYRFLIECPDGTKIAFDKSGVRADEHHVPDYNPAYAFRFIPGFHVPDWAKGAVQYQIFPDRFCNGDPSNDVVDNEYYYTVGHSKHIADWDALPGDTDIRCFYGGDLQGIIDKLDYLQDLGIEVLYLNPVFVSPSSHKYDCQDYEHIDPHFGVITDDMDHVMQAWEKHNGYAPKYIRRVTSEENLEKSDALFATLCQELHRRGMKIILDGVFNHCGSFNKWMDHEGIYLGKAGFQPGAYQSIHSPYRSYFHFNDSGNGRTPMYEGWWGYSTLPKLNYEDSPDLCEEVYKIAEKWLSPPYCIDGWRLDVAADLGHSTEFNHKFWQTFRDRVKAVNPNALIVAEHYGDPTAWLNGREWDSIMNYDAFMEPVTWFLTGMEKHSDSYRDDLYQNGSAFFGIMADKMSRFKYPSLMCAMNELSNHDHSRFLTRTNRMIGRITTLGSGAAAAGINKGVFREAVTIQMTWPGAPTVYYADEAGQVGWTDPDNRRTYPWGHEDQSLIDLHRDLIRLRRTLPVLKTGSIKPLLADYGRIAYARFNSDTRCIIAVNNTGNLTDFRLHVRDAGAPEGETFRCCIQTTQDGHLASNEVWGIVTDGVLTFNLPPFSSIVLSNAVIEGSEN; encoded by the coding sequence ATGGCTGTCAGTCATTCCATCCTTTCCGCCGTCTTCAGTGACGAGTCTCCGGATTACCGCTTCCCTTCGGAACCGGATTGCGGGGATTCTGTACGGATCCGTCTGCGGGTCGCCAAGGACAGTGCGGAACGTGTTATTCTGCTTTTTGAGTCCATCACTGTCGGCACAATGATGTACAAGATCAAAAGTGATGACTTTTTTGATTATTATGAAGCCGGTATCATCTGCAACGAAAATGAGGTTATCTACCGTTTCCTGATTGAATGCCCGGACGGTACTAAAATCGCTTTTGACAAAAGCGGTGTCCGCGCTGATGAGCATCATGTACCGGATTATAACCCGGCATATGCCTTCCGTTTCATTCCCGGTTTTCATGTCCCCGACTGGGCCAAGGGCGCCGTTCAGTACCAGATCTTCCCGGATCGTTTCTGCAACGGAGACCCCTCCAACGATGTTGTGGACAATGAGTACTATTACACCGTTGGCCACTCAAAGCATATTGCTGACTGGGATGCCCTGCCCGGTGATACGGATATCCGCTGTTTCTACGGCGGCGATCTTCAGGGGATTATCGATAAACTGGATTACCTGCAGGATCTGGGAATTGAGGTCCTTTACCTCAATCCTGTCTTCGTTTCCCCTTCCAGCCATAAGTACGATTGCCAGGACTATGAACATATTGATCCCCATTTTGGCGTGATTACCGACGATATGGATCATGTCATGCAGGCCTGGGAAAAGCATAACGGTTATGCGCCCAAATATATTCGCCGTGTCACCAGTGAGGAAAACCTGGAGAAGAGCGATGCGCTCTTTGCCACCCTCTGCCAGGAGCTTCACCGCCGGGGAATGAAAATTATCCTGGACGGTGTATTCAATCACTGCGGATCCTTCAATAAGTGGATGGATCATGAAGGGATATATCTCGGAAAAGCCGGTTTCCAGCCAGGTGCCTACCAGAGCATCCACAGCCCCTATCGCTCCTATTTCCACTTCAACGATTCAGGCAACGGCAGAACCCCCATGTATGAGGGCTGGTGGGGCTATTCCACCCTGCCTAAGCTGAATTATGAAGATTCTCCCGACCTGTGCGAAGAAGTGTATAAAATCGCCGAAAAATGGCTTTCTCCGCCTTATTGCATCGACGGCTGGCGCCTGGACGTTGCAGCCGACCTGGGGCACAGCACTGAATTCAACCATAAATTCTGGCAGACCTTCCGTGATCGTGTCAAAGCCGTCAATCCCAATGCGCTGATCGTTGCGGAGCATTACGGTGACCCCACCGCCTGGCTGAACGGCCGTGAATGGGACAGCATCATGAATTATGATGCCTTTATGGAGCCGGTAACCTGGTTCCTCACCGGTATGGAAAAGCATTCTGACTCTTACCGGGATGACCTGTACCAGAACGGCTCCGCCTTCTTCGGGATCATGGCGGACAAGATGTCCCGGTTCAAATACCCGTCCCTCATGTGCGCGATGAACGAGCTCTCCAATCATGATCATTCCCGTTTCCTGACGCGCACCAACCGGATGATCGGCAGGATCACCACCCTGGGTTCCGGCGCTGCCGCAGCCGGGATCAACAAGGGCGTTTTCCGGGAAGCCGTCACAATCCAGATGACCTGGCCCGGCGCCCCCACCGTCTACTACGCTGATGAAGCGGGTCAGGTGGGCTGGACAGATCCGGATAACCGCCGCACCTATCCCTGGGGACATGAAGACCAGAGCCTCATTGATCTGCACCGGGATCTGATCCGCCTGCGCCGTACCCTCCCCGTGCTGAAGACCGGTTCCATCAAGCCGCTGCTGGCGGATTACGGCCGGATCGCCTACGCCCGGTTCAACAGTGATACACGTTGTATAATCGCTGTAAACAATACCGGAAACCTGACCGACTTCAGGCTTCATGTCCGGGATGCCGGAGCGCCGGAGGGAGAAACCTTCCGTTGCTGCATCCAGACCACCCAGGACGGGCATCTGGCAAGCAACGAAGTCTGGGGCATCGTCACGGATGGCGTTCTTACCTTCAATCTTCCCCCGTTCTCATCCATTGTCCTGAGCAACGCGGTGATTGAAGGCAGCGAAAACTGA
- a CDS encoding GGDEF domain-containing protein, with product MIAGKRKTIGVFLCKAYTVFDNAVYHALEEEAHRLNYDVIIFTTVGFFSSQNEYDSQERGMFSFAPIEQLDGIIVAPDTYEIEGFRDQLYEELKRRAKCPIVSIRHQEDEYDCVYTDENLAIRPLMKHLLEDHGLKRVVFLAGYEGHPDGEKRLQVYKEEMALHGLPVDEEKDIAHGTMWLNCGDMAYEAFFSDPERRPEAVVCANDFMAIGLMRTLKKHGLRIPEDVIVTGFDNVQNFALNEPMLTTVEQNFEEMASKAMEELDRQIRGEYGENGKKEIKRIAIGGQLILGESCGCGGRGEDFYVKTSMERAELVDNMNSREVSMTYLTIELNACDDLKDLHRVLVNKMDDTRMVRDYYLCLFEKGKDVYGEPVFAEEQTEKACLVHVMKDRQDHGMPMITFDRCKLLPEMAERAEEPQVLYLVLLHQREKAYGYALFHYQPGEVPTNFFQHWNIILSGALSNMHKRDELKVLYEERRLSSITDVMTRLLNRRGLEEQLSPIWQRLCAMGESAAFISFDMDRLKQINDTFGHQAGDYAIRLTGDAIRRAAPKDAILARMGGDEFLAVMPRADDQAAKRFMRDFQKQLKALNKQEDRAFNVEASCGAVVIHMNGLSTIEECIQRSDEELYRQKEKRHTERYE from the coding sequence ATGATAGCCGGCAAAAGAAAGACCATCGGAGTCTTCCTTTGCAAAGCCTATACGGTTTTTGACAATGCGGTATATCATGCCCTGGAGGAGGAAGCACACAGGCTTAACTATGACGTGATTATATTCACGACGGTTGGCTTTTTCTCAAGCCAGAATGAGTATGACAGCCAGGAAAGGGGAATGTTCTCCTTTGCTCCCATAGAACAGCTGGATGGAATCATTGTTGCACCTGACACTTACGAGATCGAAGGATTCAGGGATCAGCTTTATGAGGAACTGAAGAGAAGAGCGAAATGCCCCATTGTTTCAATCCGACATCAGGAAGACGAATACGACTGTGTGTATACGGACGAAAACCTGGCAATCCGCCCGCTGATGAAGCATCTGCTGGAGGATCACGGACTGAAGCGGGTGGTGTTCCTTGCCGGATATGAAGGACATCCGGACGGAGAAAAACGGCTGCAGGTTTACAAAGAGGAAATGGCCTTGCATGGACTGCCTGTAGATGAGGAGAAGGATATTGCCCACGGGACCATGTGGCTGAACTGCGGAGACATGGCCTATGAAGCCTTTTTCTCCGATCCTGAACGCCGCCCGGAAGCGGTGGTATGCGCCAATGACTTCATGGCAATCGGCCTGATGCGGACGCTGAAGAAGCATGGACTGAGAATTCCGGAGGACGTTATCGTTACAGGCTTTGATAACGTGCAGAACTTTGCGCTCAATGAGCCGATGCTGACAACTGTTGAACAGAATTTTGAAGAGATGGCTTCCAAAGCCATGGAGGAACTGGACAGGCAGATCCGCGGTGAATACGGTGAAAACGGGAAGAAAGAAATAAAGCGGATTGCCATTGGCGGGCAGCTGATCCTTGGGGAAAGCTGCGGCTGCGGCGGACGCGGGGAAGACTTCTACGTCAAAACCAGCATGGAACGGGCTGAACTGGTGGACAACATGAATTCCCGGGAAGTCAGCATGACTTACCTGACAATTGAGCTGAACGCCTGCGATGACCTGAAGGATCTGCACCGTGTGCTGGTGAACAAGATGGATGATACCAGGATGGTGCGGGACTATTACCTGTGTCTGTTTGAGAAAGGAAAGGACGTATACGGTGAGCCTGTTTTCGCGGAGGAACAGACGGAAAAAGCCTGCCTGGTTCATGTAATGAAGGACCGGCAGGATCACGGGATGCCGATGATTACCTTTGACCGCTGCAAGCTGCTGCCGGAGATGGCGGAACGGGCGGAAGAACCTCAGGTGCTGTACCTGGTCCTGCTGCACCAGAGAGAAAAGGCATATGGTTATGCCCTGTTCCACTATCAGCCCGGGGAAGTGCCCACAAACTTCTTCCAGCACTGGAATATCATCCTTTCCGGCGCGCTGAGCAATATGCATAAGCGTGATGAGCTGAAGGTGCTGTATGAGGAAAGAAGACTGAGCAGCATCACGGACGTGATGACGCGGCTGCTGAACAGGCGTGGCCTGGAAGAGCAGCTGTCGCCAATCTGGCAGCGGCTGTGTGCCATGGGGGAAAGCGCGGCCTTTATCAGTTTTGATATGGACCGGCTGAAGCAGATCAATGATACCTTCGGACACCAGGCGGGGGACTATGCTATTCGCCTGACGGGTGACGCGATCCGCAGGGCTGCCCCAAAGGACGCTATCCTGGCCCGTATGGGCGGTGATGAATTCCTGGCGGTGATGCCCAGGGCAGACGACCAGGCCGCCAAGCGGTTTATGAGAGACTTCCAGAAACAGCTGAAAGCCCTGAACAAACAGGAAGACAGGGCATTCAATGTGGAGGCCAGCTGCGGAGCAGTGGTTATCCATATGAACGGCTTGTCCACCATTGAGGAATGCATCCAGAGAAGCGACGAGGAATTGTACCGCCAGAAAGAAAAAAGGCACACCGAAAGATATGAGTAA